Part of the Gemmatimonadota bacterium genome is shown below.
TCGGCTCTCCCAGCGTCTGCAGCAGTGTGCCGTCGGTCGCGAACACCCGGACGGTATGATCCCCGCAGTCCGGAATGAAGATCCTGTCCTCCCCGTCGATCCAAATCTCGTGGGGCAGAGCCAATATGTCTTGACCCCATTCGTCCAGCAGGCGGCCGTCCCGGTCGTAGACCACCACAGCGGGATTCGGCTCCCGGTCGACGACGTAGACCCGGTCCCGCGAATCCACGGCCACGGCCGTGGCGATGCCCAGCGTGCGTTCGGATCCCCAACCGGGCACCTTCTCGTAACAATAGTCTCCGGATCCCCAGATCATGGTCTGCTCCTCCGGCGAAATGGTTTCCGCCCCCTACCCCGGCCCGGCAAGGGACCAGGATATCCCACTCGAACCCGGCGGGTACAAAGGCTTTGTCCCGCATGAATGAGCGGTATATACTTCGTCTATACAATTGGTTGCGGCCTACGCTCCGGCGCCCGGTCGACAAACTGCGCCCGGCAGACGGCCCGGGCGCCTGCTCCACGCCCTGGGTCCGGGTCACGCTCCGGCGCCGGGATCATTTACCGCCACCATCCCTGGTCGGAATTTCCGAACGACAGGAGTCTTTGAATGGGCGTACTCGACAGCTTTTCCCTGGCCGGACGCATCGCCGTAGTCACGGGCGGCGCCGGTCCGCAGTTCGGAAGCAGCATCTCCGAGGCCCTGGCCGAGGCCGGCGCCACGGTGGTCGTCGCTTCGCGGGACCTTGAAAACAACCGGCGGTTCGTCACCGGACTGAACGAACGGGGATTCGACACCCACCCCGAGGCGCTCGACATCACGAATACCGAATCGATCGATGCCCTGAAACGACGCGTAACGGACCGTTTCGGCCGCGTGGACGTCCTGGTCAATAGCGCCGTGGTCGGCCGCGGCGGCGGTTTCGACGAGCAGACGCCGGACTACTGGGCCGCCAGCGCCCAGGGAAACATGGTGGGACTCTTCGCCCTTTGCAAGGCCTTCGTCCCCGTCATGGCCGGCCAGGGCAGCGGCAGCGTCATCAATATCTCGAGTATCTACGGCGTCGTGGCCAACGACCCCGGCCTCTACGAAGAAACCGGCATGAAGCAGCCGCCGGACTACACCTTCGTCAAGGGGGGCATGATCAATTTCACCCGGTACGTCGCGAACTACTACGGGAAGCAGGGCGTACGGGCCAACTGCATCTGCCCGGGCGGGTATTTCAATGAACAGCCCGGACCGTTCGTGCAACGGTATGAACATCGCGTGCCGCTTGGACGCATGCTGGACAACGAGGACCTCAAGGGCGCCGTGGTCTTCCTGGCCTCCGACGCGTCCCGATACGTTACCGGGGTCGCGCTCATGGTCGACGGCGGCTGGACGTCGCTTTAACCGAACGCGACCAATCGCGGCCGTCGCTTTCTGGATATGACCGTATGCGAATGGCCCTGGCTTACCGCGTCTGAAGAATCAGGCTTCCGGATCAGGCTTCCGGATCGATGACTGATTTGTCCTGGGGGTAATAGTCAATCGCCTGTCGGCCGTGATCCAGGTCGTACAGGTCCCACGTGCTGTCGGACACGCCGAAAACGACCTCGAACCGGATGCCGGGGTGGATGACCGCCCTTTCGAACACCCGCACCGCGTCACCGTGGCTGAGGTGGTGGGGATGGCCGGGCAGGTCCCGCTGTTTCTGGAAGTTCCCGATGCGCACGCACACGACCTCCATGTCGAACCGCACCGCGTACATGTACCCCAGGCTTTCCCCGAAGACCTTGCTTATGGAGTAATAGCTCTCCGGACGCGGCGGCAGGTCGATCCTGCGGTACACGTCCTGCGGATAAGGCGCCAGCAATCCGGCCCTGCTGGCGAAGGCCACCCGGCGCACGCCATTGCGGTTGGCCGCTTCGAACAGCGTATAGGTCCCGATGAAGTTGGCATGGAGGATTTCCTCCCACGACGCGCCGCCGGAGGGATTGCCGGCCAGATGGATCACCGCGTCCATCCCTTCCGTGGCCTGAAGCACCGCGTCCATGTCGTTGATGTCCGCCACGACTTCGTCCTCCAGGCCCGGGGTCGGCACCCGGTCGAAACCGCGAAGGGGATACCGGTCCCTGAGCCCGTTTACGATGATCGTCCCGACGGCCCCCGCCGATCCGGTAACGAGTATACGAGGGGTTTCGTTCATTCCGACTCCTTGCGCATGAAGGGTCCACGGCGTTCGATCCAGTCGTAGGTCTCCTGCCAGGATGAACTGCCGTCTTCTTCCCAGAGGTCCAGCCGGATTCCCCGGATGTTGCCTTCGGTGAAACCGGTCAGCCGGTGGACCGAGGGATATCCGATAGTATAGTAGATGTTCCCGCTGGGCAGGCGGGTCTTTCCGATGTACCGGGGAAGCTTGGTGACCGGGTTCCCGGCGATACGGACCAGTTCGTCTTCGTCGACTTCGACGCCGAGGCCGGGTCCCTCCGGCACGGGGGAACAGCCGTCCGCCACCTCGATACGGCCGCCGGTCACGTCCTCTCCGTACTGGTCGTCCAGGTTGACCGTATGCATCACGTTGGGAATCACCGCGCCAAGGTGGAGCGCCATCGCCTTGTTGAGCGTGCCCCCGGTCATCTGGATCACGGTGGAGACGTTCGCCTCGGCACAGGCGAATCCCCGCTTCAGGCTCATGCCGATGCCGTGCTCGCCGACCATGTAGGCGTCGGCGCATCCTAGACCGATCTCCGGTCCGCCGCCGAGCTGCGGCACGTGCATCAAAAGGGGGATCGACGTCTGCTCGCGCAGGCGCCGCCAGCCGTCTACGTCGCGCCAGACTATCGGATCCTCGATCACGCCGACGACGGGCGACTTCTCGAGGTGTTCGACGATGCGCGCCACGTCGGCGAGCGACCGGTTGTGGTTGAAGTCGTAGTGCATCTTGAATCCGGGCGGAGCGACCTCTTCCACGGCGCTGTTCTGTTCGTATACATCGTAGTACTCGCCCGTGTGCATCTTGAAGATCATGTACCCTTCGTCCGCGGCGCGCACCACCTCGGCGGCCAGTTCTTCGGGGGACGCCACGCGGGTCCAGGCCGCGACGGGCACCCGGTCCCGCACCTTCTGTCCCATGAGCTTGTAGGCCGGGATCTCGAGATGCCTGCCCATGAGATCGTAAAGCGCGCCCATGAGACCTACGGGATAGCCCGCGTTGACGTGGTCGAAGGGACTGCTACCGGTCAACCGCTCCACGTCCCCGATGTCCATCGTGACGTGTCCCCGGCTCTCCCCGTATCCGACCACCCCGTTGTCCGCGGTGACCTTGAAGACCGTCTGGGTATCGATGGTCCTGAACTGGACCGTCTTGTCGACGTTCCGATCCGCGAGTTTCGGATTGATATGGGTTATGGCGATATCGGTGATTTTCATGGACTGCTTCTTTCCGCGCGGTGTTCACCCTCCGGCGACCGCGCCTTTAGACGTTATGGGTCAATTACATCGGGTAACTACCCATGGATTGGCAATAAGTGCTATCAACGGTTCGCCAGCGACCTGGGCGCGCCCTCCTGGTTCACGCCTTCCCGGACGGTGGTGGCGATGGGCCAGCACTGTCCGCCTCTTTTCCTGTACTCGTCCTCCGCGCCGCATAGCCAGGTGAACATCCGCGCGGCCGCGATGGCGCCCTGGAACTGCTCGAACACGCCAGCCGGCGGATCGAATTTGATCGTGTTGAAGTCGATGTCCTCCTCCGTGATCCAGTCTCTCCGCGGCGGTACGGTCCGCCAGTAGTTGTACTTGAGCAGGTTGCGGAACCTGCTCTTTCCCCTCTGCCCCGAAGAAGCCCGCGACCTGCGGTGCCAGATCCCGTAGACGGTGAGAAAGATCGTGCCGGCCGGGCCGGCCGACGATACGGTCCCCCGGATGGAACCGAGATGGGCCATCATGGGCGCCTTGTTCCGCATGAAGTGCGACCCGGGCAGCACCACGGTCGGTCCCATATCCTCGGTGCATTCCTCCGGATAGTAGAAGACCTGCAGGTATTCCAGCTGATCCGTGTAGATCGTGCCGCCGTCCCGGTGCCAGTTCTGGGGCTGGTCGAAGGGCAGGGGGCCCCGGTGGTTGCTGATGATGAGCGGCAGGGTGAAGCCGCTTCCCAGGAGCGACCGGACAGCGCCCGCGGCCTGCGGGTTCATGAGCACTCCGTCCACGAAGAAGGACTCCTTCATGATGGGCGTAGGCTCGTAGGTACTGTCGACGCGGTCCAGGTAGTCGATGACCTGTCTGTTGACGTCGTCAGGCACGACACCGGGGAGCATCAGGTAACCGTTCCGGCAGAAATCGACCACCTCGCGGTCCGTCAGCGTCGGCGCGCAGTCCATCTCCCTTCCGTAAGTCACGGCGGTCATCGAGGCCTCCATCTCCAACCTCCCTCCTATCTCCATCGCTCCAGCACGAACTCGTATCCGAGTCCGTAGGTATCCTGTTCCCGCATGGCGAGGGACGCTTCGGGAAACTTGATGATGCGCCAGCCGTCGTCCAGGGCTTCCTTGATCGTCCGGTACCGGAACTCGCCGTTGTCGTCGAGCCCGTCGGAGTCCGTCCCGTCTTCGTAGATACTGATGCCGACCACCGCCGAATGAGGGTTGGTCGTGGGCGCCTGCAGGTAGAGCAGGCCCTGGCGCCCGCTGCCCGGGCCGTGCTTCGCTTCGGCCTTTTCCACAAGGGCGATCGCTTCGTCGATGTCCTCCCTGGTCAGCGCGCCGGCATCGAAGCGTGCTCTGATGTTCTTCAACTGCGCAGTCAGTGGGTCCATCGTTCCTTCTCAGAACGGGTCGGCCGGGGCCTGTTGCGGCGGCCGGGGCCTGTTGCGGCGGCCGGGGCCTGTTGCGGCGGCCGGGGCCTGCCGCGGCGGCCGGGGCCTGCCGCGGTGGCCGGGGCCTGCCGCGGTGGCCGGGGCCTGCCAGAGGACTTAAAGAGAAACTTGAGCAAACATAACCGGACGGCGGAAATGTGAAAAGAAGAAAACCTTAGTTACCCGCGCGACGCCCTTACCATGAGCAGAAACAGGCATTCTCCGCAGACCAGTAGCGTGGCCAGGGAGAGGTGAAGGACCTGCGCCCCCGGCGGCAGGCCCCCGTAGGCCAGGACGACCCCCAGTGCGATCTGCAGCAGGATGGCGGCCAGGATGAACCGGGCGGCTGCATGTAGCTGCCCGGCCGTGCCGTGTCGCTGTCCGACCATGCCGTGTCGTCGCACCGCCCGGTAGAGGAGCACGCCGGCGATCAGGACCAGCCAGGAAGAAAACCGGTGCACGTGATCGACGAGGCCCACCTGGGCCAGCCAATCGCCCCGGGGCAGGCCGGCGTCGTCCTTGATGAAGGGATCGATGCCCTCCCGTACCTGCGTGCCGATGAGGACCTGGATCGCCGTTACGGCCAGGAGCACGAGCCCCAGCCGCATCAGTACGGACCGTCCCCGCCCGGTGAGTTCGACGCGCAGACGCTGCTGCATGGACTGGAAAGTCACGAAGAGCAGCAGGCACAGCAGGATGACCGCCAGGGCCATGTGAAGCGTAATGATCCCGGGCTGGAGGCCGGATATGACCACCTGCCCGCCCAGCCAGCCCTGGAAGCCAACCAGCACGAAACACAGGCCCGCGCAGTAGAAGACCGCCGGTTGCGTCTTTCGATATCGAAACGATCTCAGGAAGGTCGCGAAGACGAGTATCCCGATGACGACGCCCACGAGCCGGTTGGCGTATTCGGTCCACATCTTGACCGCGTTGAAGTCCGCGGGATCGTAGCCCTTCTCCCGGACATAGGCCATGTCCAGCGCTTCCACGCTCGCCGGCGGCAGCCAGGAACCCCAGCACCTGGGCCAGTCCGGACAACCCAGGCCCGCGCCCGTTATCCGTACCAGGCTGCCTACGGTGATGAGGAGTATCGTAGCCGCCAGGGTGGCGAGGGCCGTTTTCTGAAAGGCGTTCATGAATGGGCATCATAGACGGCCGCGCCTTTTTCGGCAAGGGATATCGGGCGCTGAACGACGGGCCCGAAGGTGCTGAACGACGGGCCCGGCGGCGGAAATTCGGTTGCCAATCCGGCCGCGTCGATGTATCTTGTGCCGTGCAGTTCGAGGCGGTATTTCAAGGGGTATAGCTCAGCTGGTAGAGCGGCGGTCTCCAAAACCGTAGGTCGCGGGTTCGAATCCTGCTGCCCCTGTTCCCTGTCACAGGCCGAGCGCCGCCGCGGCTCACGGGCCGAGCGCCACCTCTGTCCACAGGCCGAGCGCCACCGCGGTCCACGGGCCGAGCGCCACCGCGGCCGCCTTGACGGAACGGACGGGCCATGTCTTTCTTCGAAGTGGAAACCTGGGTACCCAAGCCCGACCGGAAAGTCGATCACGACGAAATGATCCGGACCTGGTTCGCCTTCGTGGAGGCCCACAAAGACGGCCTGTTCCCCGAATGGCGGTCCGCACGCTACTTTCGCGAGGTCGAACGAAACTCCGGCCGGGCCACGGGCCGCTACGTGATGGTGTTCGAATACGTGTCTCACGAAGGATTCCTCGCGTACAAGGAGAGGCGCAGGGACTGGTCGGGGCCCTATGCGGAATACAAGAAAGTGGATCCCTACCAGTTCTTCGACCTGGAAACCGTAACCGAGACCTGCTGGATGCCGGAAGAGCAGGACCGCTGGCTCGATTTCACCTGAGTGCCGCGAGAGACCACAATCAACCAGGTGTAACCATGCGTAACCAATACATACTCACGCCGTACTTCCTGGACCGGCACGACCCGGCGCTCCTCGAACTGGCGCGGGACGACTGGACCGTAAACGAAACCACGCTGCAGGGCGACAGCGAGATGGCCCGCACCCTTTGCGTGCACCGTCCCCTCGCCGACCGCGTAGCCGAGGCCGCGGAAGCCGGCAGGCGGCCGGTCAGCGTCGCGGGCGACTGTTGCGCGACCATACCGGTCATGGCCGGTCTGCGGCGGGCCGGAATCCATCCCCTCTTCCTGTGGCTCGACGCCCACGGCGACTTCAACACCTGGGACACGACGCCGAGCGGGTTCCTGGGAGGCATGCCGCTGGCCATGATGGTCGGACTGGGCGAGCAGACAATGGTCGAGAACGTGCGCATGGATCCGATTCCCGACGGGGACGTGATCATGTCGGACGGCCGCGACCTGGACCCCGGTGAGCGGAAACTGGTCGAAGCGTCCCGGCTGCGGCATGTCCCGGACGTGCTCGAACTCCTCAGGTGCGACCTGTCCGGCAGGCCGGTCTACGTCCATTTCGATACGGACATCCTGGATCCGTCGGAGGCGCCCGCCATGGGCTACCCGGCGCCGGGCGGACCGCCGTCCTCCGACCTGGAGCGCGTGTTCCGCCACCTCGCGGGACACTGCGACATCGCCGCGCTCTCCATCTCGACCTGGCGTTCCAACATGGACGAAGACGGCCGCAGCAAATCCCTGTGCATGGACCTCTTCGGAATCCTGACCGGCTGACCGGCGATCCGGCTTTCCGGCTAACCTGCGA
Proteins encoded:
- a CDS encoding SDR family oxidoreductase, coding for MGVLDSFSLAGRIAVVTGGAGPQFGSSISEALAEAGATVVVASRDLENNRRFVTGLNERGFDTHPEALDITNTESIDALKRRVTDRFGRVDVLVNSAVVGRGGGFDEQTPDYWAASAQGNMVGLFALCKAFVPVMAGQGSGSVINISSIYGVVANDPGLYEETGMKQPPDYTFVKGGMINFTRYVANYYGKQGVRANCICPGGYFNEQPGPFVQRYEHRVPLGRMLDNEDLKGAVVFLASDASRYVTGVALMVDGGWTSL
- a CDS encoding NAD(P)-dependent oxidoreductase, with protein sequence MNETPRILVTGSAGAVGTIIVNGLRDRYPLRGFDRVPTPGLEDEVVADINDMDAVLQATEGMDAVIHLAGNPSGGASWEEILHANFIGTYTLFEAANRNGVRRVAFASRAGLLAPYPQDVYRRIDLPPRPESYYSISKVFGESLGYMYAVRFDMEVVCVRIGNFQKQRDLPGHPHHLSHGDAVRVFERAVIHPGIRFEVVFGVSDSTWDLYDLDHGRQAIDYYPQDKSVIDPEA
- a CDS encoding phytanoyl-CoA dioxygenase family protein, which produces MEIGGRLEMEASMTAVTYGREMDCAPTLTDREVVDFCRNGYLMLPGVVPDDVNRQVIDYLDRVDSTYEPTPIMKESFFVDGVLMNPQAAGAVRSLLGSGFTLPLIISNHRGPLPFDQPQNWHRDGGTIYTDQLEYLQVFYYPEECTEDMGPTVVLPGSHFMRNKAPMMAHLGSIRGTVSSAGPAGTIFLTVYGIWHRRSRASSGQRGKSRFRNLLKYNYWRTVPPRRDWITEEDIDFNTIKFDPPAGVFEQFQGAIAAARMFTWLCGAEDEYRKRGGQCWPIATTVREGVNQEGAPRSLANR